From the genome of Kwoniella bestiolae CBS 10118 chromosome 5, complete sequence, one region includes:
- a CDS encoding asparagine-tRNA ligase, giving the protein MRRTPVRLSNLPPTLRSVLSAAQVQTPAQAQPSTSKSSSEDAKQTTVNGWIKSIRSHKNVSFAEINDGSTGKSLQAVLKGKGKADGLTNGTSVNLTGELKKSKGQGQDLELLVDEIKILGECDPETYPIQKKSLPNSVLRDNAHLRFRTSQTAAVMRIRDNVMRDWHDWFEETQFIHIHTPLLTSSDCEGAGEVFTLLDQPKPPTSTSSTFFPHPVHLTVSSQLHLEAPTHSLSRTYTLSPSFRAEPSLTSRHLSEFYMLEGELVIDSLDGLLDVVEDGIKFSVDRILSQQSKRGERVREDLAVISRSLGESESEISEVEVTDASIINKSDPLNHLRQILSKPFTRITYTQALDLLREAYEERREEGELRITGIPRWGEGLSTENEKWLANHFNGPVFVTRYPKDIKPFYMLPSSSSTSTSNEQDSEEQVKVGQAAEKKETVECFDLLLPLIGELAGGSLREHRLDHLTSSIEKAGMRTEEYQWYLDLRRFGSIPHGGWGMGWDRWISYVTGVGNVRDVVAYPRWRGHCKY; this is encoded by the exons ATGAGAAGAACCCCAGTGAGGCTATCAAACCTCCCACCGACATTACGCTCCGTCCTATCCGCTGCGCAAGTCCAAACTCCggctcaagctcaaccttCAACTTCGAAATCCTCAAGTGAAGATGCTAAGCAGACTACAGTGAATGGATGGATCAAGTCTATACGATCGCATAAGAACGTGTCCTTCGCAGAGATCAACGATGGGAGCACGGGGAAGAGCTTGCAAGCTGtgttgaaggggaaggggaaagctgatgg TCTGACAAACGGAACGAGCGTAAACTTAACAGGAGAACTGAAGAAATCAAAAGGTCAAGGGCAGGATCTGGAATTGCTCGTCGATGAAATCAAGATACTGGGCGAATGTGATCCAGAG ACCTACCCAATCCAGAAGAAATCGCTCCCTAATTCCGTGTTACGCGATAATGCCCATCTAAGATTTAGGACCTCCCAGACTGCTGCGGTCATGAGGATACGGGATAATGTGATGCGAGACTGGCATGATTGgttcgag GAAACCCAattcatccatatccatacaCCTCTCCTTACTTCATCAGATTGCGAAGGCGCCGGCGAAGTCTTCACTCTCCTCGACCAGCCCAAACCTCccacatctacatcttcTACCTTCTTTCCCCACCCCGTACATCTGACTGTATCCTCCCAGCTCCACCTGGAGGCTCCGACCCACTCGCTCTCTCGGACGTACACCCTATCCCCCTCATTCAGGGCAGAACCGTCCCTTACTTCAAGGCATCTCAGCGAATTCTACATGTTGGAGGGTGAACTGGTCATTGACTCTTTAGATGGATTATTGGATGTGGTAGAAGATGGGATCAAGTTCAGTGTAGATAGGATATTAAGTCAACAGAGcaagaggggagagagggtgagggaggatCTAGCGGTTATTAGCAGATCGTTGGGTGAATCGGAATCGGAGATATCAGAGGTCGAAGTGACCGATGCGTCCATTATCAATAAATCAGATCCCCTCAATCATTTGCGCCAGATACTTTCCAAACCATTCACGAGgatcacctacacccaaGCTCTAGATCTCCTACGAGAAGCATACGAGGAacgaagggaggaaggtgaattgagAATTACGGGTATACCCagatggggagaggggttATCAACAGAGAATGAGAAATGGTTGGCCAATCATTTCAATGGGCCGGTATTTGTCACGAGGTATCCTAAGGATATTAAACCATTTTACATGttaccttcttcatcctctacctctacctcaaACGAGCAGGATAGTGAAGAGCAAGTGAAAGTGGGGCAAGCAGCAGAAAAAAAAGAGACAGTAGAATGtttcgatctcctccttcccctgaTAGGTGAACTAGCCGGCGGATCTCTAAGAGAACATCGCCTCGACCATCTTACTAGTTCGATCGAGAAGGCAGGAATGAGGACAGAAGAATATCAGTGGTATCTTGACCTAAGGCGATTCGGGTCAATCCCTCACGGAGGTTGGGGGATGGGTTGGGATAGATGGATAAGCTACGTTACGGGGGTGGGGAACGTTAGGGACGTGGTGGCTTATCCTAGGTGGAGGGGACATTGCAAGTACTAG